The nucleotide window gcaGTGCCCTCGGGCTGGGGACAGACCCAGCGGGGAGTGTCGGTGATCCTGGCCGAGCTATTCCGGCCACGCTCCTGGAAGACGCAGCGGGCCTGGCGCAGGTCCGGCACGGCCGCGCCGGCCGCACGCAGCGCGTCCAGCCAGCCCAgcgagcagcagctccaggggttCCCGGCCACGGCCACGGCCCTCAGGCTGTGGGACCAGCTCCTGACTGTTCCCAAGGCCTGCAGGCGGTTATTCCGAACGTCCAGGCTCTCCAGCGGGGAGCAGGAaagccccgtgggcagcaggcTCAGGTGGTTGCCCGACAGGTCCAGCGCTCGGAGCGTGCCCAGGCAGGGCAGCGCTGCCTCGTCCATCTGGTTGTCCCTCAgagagagctcctgcagggacagctccaaCCCTGCCAGCGCTCCCGTGGGCATGGACAAGTCCCTGTTTCCCGACAGGTCCAGGGAGAGCAGCGGGGTCCGGTTGAAGGCACggggctgcagcctggagaTGTTGTTCTTGGACAGGCTCAGGTGCTTCAAGCGAGGCACGTTGTAGAAGGGGGTGCAGGTGTCTCTGGGGGCTGATGTGTGAGAATGCCCTCCCAAATCCCTTCCCTGGTCACTGCCTTGGCTCTCACAAGGCTGGAGGCTGTTGGAGCCCAGATCCATGGATTCCAGGTGAGGCAGGGAATCGAAGAACCAGCGTGGCAGCACGCGGAGGGCGTTGCTGTGGAGGTCCAGCGAGCGCACGGACAGCTCCGTGCCATTGGTGACAGACTCCCTGGCCACGTCCTGGAGACAGTTCCTTGCCAGGCTGaggctgtgcagggagcccagactgtggaagaaggaaaatgggaaCAGCTCCAGGCGGTTATTGCTGAGATCCAAGTCAGCCATGTGTGTCAGAGCGGCCACGGGACGCACGGTCCTGTTGAACCTCTGCATCTCCTTGTAGGGCAGGACGAACTCCCTGGGATGGGGCGAgcctgggagaagggaagcaATGAGGTTGTTGGAGAGGTTTAAGTGTGTGAGATCATGGGCTCTGGGGAGATCTGGAAAATAGAGGAGTCTGTTATGGCTCAAGTCGAGCACTCGGAGCAGGTAgggctcctctccctcctcctcggAGAAGAGCTCCAGGGCATTGTGGCTGAGGTTTAAAACTCGCAGCTGCGTGAGGCTGAAGCCAGAGATACAGTGGAGGGAATTCAAAGCCAAGTTCAGCACCTCCAGCTCTTCCAGAGGCTCAAACGCTCCCTCCTGGATCTCCATGATGTAGTTGTTGCTGAGGTCGAGCTGGCGCAGCCGCGGTGAGTTCCGGaaggtccctgccagcagcttgGTCATCGTGTTCCCGGAGAGATCCAGCACCCTCAGGCTGGTGAGGTTGCTGATGTACCAGCTGGCCATGTGGCTCTCCAGGCTATTCACAGACAGGTCCAGGACCTCTATATTCCTGAGCAGATGGAAAGCTTCCCCGTTAGCCAAGTAATTCCGGTCCAGGTGGTTCGATCCCAGGAGGAGCGAGCGCAGCCgaggcagctcagccagggcGGTGGCTGACACGGATTCCAGCTGGTTGGAGCACACATCCAGGTACTCCAGCTGCCCAAATCCTGGCATGTTGCTGCCTGACAGGTTTTGGATGAAGTTGTTGGAGAGTTCAAGGTACTTAAttccttggccaagccccttggGAAATTTCCGCAGGCCAACTCCTTTGCAAGACACCTTCGTGGGGCTCTGTGGAGAGACAGGAGAGGTGTGAGTGAGGGGGGGCTACAAACCACAGCTCCAGGCAAGCCAGCTACTGTCCAGGATGGGCATGAGAAGTGGGAAGGAGCACTGATCCCCCTTCCCAAGCCCAGCTGatccagagcatccctgttTAGGCAGAGGAAGGGCACTGTGTAGGCTCCacctttcctcttcctccagtTTCCTCTGGAGTTGGGAATCTGGATGGGGAGCTGCTGATTTCTTTCTGGGGAGACACAAACCTGCTGTTCCCCATCCAGACTCCCAGCTGCCTCACTGGATCCCTGCCCTCCATCCTCTGAGCACCTCAGGCATGGCAGGGACGTGGGAGCAGCTGGATGTCAGGGACCACCTCACAGGAGACCAACTCCAAGGTgggaaaacagaggaaaagttAAAGAGATGGAGGCTGGAGGGGAAGGTGAGAGCCACAGGGAGGAGATCCAGGGTGATGCCGGCAGCCTCAGCCACGCTGCTGGAGccatcccagcccaggtgcTCCTTGGAAAACAGCCTTACCTGCTGGCACAGAGGGGAGCTGGGCTTCGTCTCCGGGCTAGCCCGGGCCCTGAGGATGGAcgggagcaggcagagcaggaacCATCCCCGAGCAGCCCAGAGCATGTTGGGCTGCGGGCGCTGCCAGCCCCGTCCCGCTCCTGCGGCGTCGctggcaggctgggcaggagccaggctctGTATAAATAGGCTTCAGGAT belongs to Lonchura striata isolate bLonStr1 chromosome 14, bLonStr1.mat, whole genome shotgun sequence and includes:
- the LOC110474381 gene encoding transforming growth factor beta activator LRRC32 is translated as MLWAARGWFLLCLLPSILRARASPETKPSSPLCQQSPTKVSCKGVGLRKFPKGLGQGIKYLELSNNFIQNLSGSNMPGFGQLEYLDVCSNQLESVSATALAELPRLRSLLLGSNHLDRNYLANGEAFHLLRNIEVLDLSVNSLESHMASWYISNLTSLRVLDLSGNTMTKLLAGTFRNSPRLRQLDLSNNYIMEIQEGAFEPLEELEVLNLALNSLHCISGFSLTQLRVLNLSHNALELFSEEEGEEPYLLRVLDLSHNRLLYFPDLPRAHDLTHLNLSNNLIASLLPGSPHPREFVLPYKEMQRFNRTVRPVAALTHMADLDLSNNRLELFPFSFFHSLGSLHSLSLARNCLQDVARESVTNGTELSVRSLDLHSNALRVLPRWFFDSLPHLESMDLGSNSLQPCESQGSDQGRDLGGHSHTSAPRDTCTPFYNVPRLKHLSLSKNNISRLQPRAFNRTPLLSLDLSGNRDLSMPTGALAGLELSLQELSLRDNQMDEAALPCLGTLRALDLSGNHLSLLPTGLSCSPLESLDVRNNRLQALGTVRSWSHSLRAVAVAGNPWSCCSLGWLDALRAAGAAVPDLRQARCVFQERGRNSSARITDTPRWVCPQPEGTASLALLVALMGLSLLGAWAFCLLRKGRKAPGCAGLESNRVGVSQPHPKGQGPTEERPPDSITKV